CCGTCGTCATGCAGTGGACCGTCAGTGGCCAGCCGGACGCCACCTTCGGTGTTGGCGGGCGTGTCGTGATCCCCGGTCTCGCCAGGGCGTTTTCGGTCGCGCTCCAGTCCGACGGCAAGGTCGTCGTGGGCGGCATCGACACGAGCCTCTTCACCAAGCTGGCCCTCTTCCGGCTGACGACGGCAGGCCAGCCGGATGCTTCCTTCGGCTCGGCGGGCTTGGCATCGACCACCGTGGAGGGCGAGCCCAACGCGCTTGCCTTGCAGGCCGACGGCCGGATCGTCGTCGGCGGCGTCTACCGCCGGATCGACTCCGTCACGCGGTTCCTCGCGATGCGCTTCATGGCCTCGGGCGCCGTGGATACGTCCTTCGGCGGGGATGGCATCGGCGACGACACGCTGATCGGCGTGGCGACCGCGGTCGTCGTCCAGTCGGACGGCCGCATCGCGCTCGCGGGCCGATACCCGGTCAGCAACTACAAAGACAATCTCGCGGTCGCGCGCCTGACCGCGTCAGGCTCGCTCGACAGCATGTTCGCCGTATCCGGCGTGCAGTCCTTCGACTTGCTCCACTGGGAACTGCCGCCGGGCGAGTCCACGATCCCCAGGGGCATCGCGCAGCAGCCCGGCGGCAAGCTGGTCGTCACGGGATCGAGCGCGGGACGTTTCTTCGCCGCGCGCCTTTCGACGGACGGGGCGGTCGACGCCTCCTTCGGGGCGTCGGGTTATTACTTCCGCACGCCGAGCGCCGCGCAACTCGTCTCCTCACCACGCTTGGCGATGCTCCCCGACGGCAGGATCCTGCTCGCCGCCTCCACCGCGCCCTCCGGCGAGCCTGGCCGCCTCACGCTGGTCCAGGTCACCGCGAACGGGTTCGACGACGCGGCATTCGGCATTTCCGGCCAGTCGATCGTGCCGGCCGGCCCGCCGCGCAACTTCGGCGCGCCGCTCGTCGTACGCATCCACGCGGGCGGCAAGCCGCAAGTGGCCGGGATCGTGAACGGCGCTTTTCTCCCCGACGTGCTCGAGGTCGATGTCGATCTCGTGGCGACCGCGAGCTTCTCGGCGGCCGGCGTGCTGGACGCGGCCTTCGGCACCTCGGGGCAGGTCTTCGCGCTGCCCGTGGCCAACGACGCGCGCATCCATGCGCTGGCGCAGGCGGGTTCATCCTTCCTGGGTTTCGGCGCGGTGGACGACGGCGCGAGGAGCCTTCTCGCCATTGCCCGGTACGACGGCGGCGGACGGTTGATGCCGTCGAGCTTCACGACGGCCAGGGGCGGCGTGGCGGTCGGGGAAACCGGGGACGAAAGCGCCGCGCTGGCCGCAACGCCCGCGGCATTCAACAACTACGTCGGTTTCGCCGGCTGGCAGGCACAGGCGGGCACGAGCCGGTTCCTCGCGGGCGTCGTGGATGCTGCGACCAACTCCGTCGTCCTGTGGACGAACCATGCGGTCGGTGCCTCCGTCGACGTGGCCACCGCGGTCGCGTGGCAGTCGGGGCAGCTCGTCGTGGCGGGAAACACCTTCAACGGCACCCACAACGACGCGGCCGTGATCCGCGTGGGCGTTCCCGGTCTTGCGATGGACGCGACGTTCGGCACCTCGGGCAAGAGCGTGTTCTCCTTCGGCAGCGGCGACAGCAACGTGGCGGGAGCGGCCGTCCAGGCTGACGGCAAGATCGTCGTGGCGGGCTCCGTGTTCAACGGAACCGACTACGACTTCGCGCTTGCGCGGCTGAACGCGAACGGCACCCTGGACTCCTCCTTCGGCTCGGGCGGAATGGTGGTCACGCCGATCGGCGCCGGCAACGACTTCGGCCGCGCGGTGGCCATCCAGTCCGACGGTCTTATCGTCGTCGCCGGCACGGTCTATTCCTCGCTGACCGAGAGCAACGTCGCCGTGGCGCGGTACACGACAGCGGGCGCCCTCGACACCACCTTCAATGGCACCGGCTTTCGTTCGATACCGTTCGCCGCGGGAGTGGACGACGCGCGCGCGCTCGCCATCCAGCCCGACGGGCGCATCCTCGTGACGGGCTCGGGCCAGAACGGTGCGACGAAGGACGTGATCGTGGCGAGGTTAACCACCGCGGGTGCGCTTGATACCTTCTTCAACGCCACCGGCAAGGTCACCACCAGCTTCAGCGCCGGCGACGACGAGGCCAATGCCGTAATCGTGCAGGCCAACGGCGCGATCGTGGTCGGCGGCAGCCTCAAGACGGGCGATTCGCAGGCCATGCTCCTCGCGCGCTATGCGGGTGCGGACCCGCCGTTCGTGAGCGCGGTGAACCGCATCACGCCCAGCCCCGCGAGCATCACCCCGGTCCTCTTCGAGGTGCTCTTCAGCAAGCCGGTCACCGGTGTCGATGCCTCGGACTTCGCCCTCACCGTCACCGGCTCGGTCACGGGCGCGGCCATCACGGGCGTGTCGGGAAGCGGCGCCGAGTGGATCGTGACCGTATCGCGCACGGGCGGGGAAGGCACGATCCGGCTGGATGTGCTCGACAACGACACGATCGTCGATGGCGGCACCATTCCCCTCAACGGCACCGGCACCGGAACGACGTACGTGGCGGGGCAGGTGTTCTCCGTCCACGTGCCGGTGACCATCACCACCACGACGCTGCCCTCGGTCACGCATGGCGCGTCGTACACGCAACAGATCTCGGTTTCGGGAGGGTTCGCCCCGTACGCCTTCTCCCTGCTCTCGGGCACGCCGCCGCCCGGCATCGTCCTCGAGGCCGGCGGCACGGTCACCGGCGCGGCAACGCAGACCGGCACCTTCAACTTCACCGTGCAGGGGCAGGATGCCGGGGGCTCGGGAGACACACAGGCGCTCTCGATCACCGTCAACCCGATCCTTCGCACGCTGAACATCGACAAGTCGGGGCAGGGCACGGTCGTCTCCTCGCCCGCGGGCATCGACTGCGGCGCGACCTGCAGCGCCTCGTTCGAACGGGGCACCTCGATCTCCCTTGGCGCGGTCGCCGCGACAGGCTACGTGTTCACGGGATGGAGCGGCGGCGGGTGCTCGGGCACGGGGACCTGCGTGGTCTCGCTCGACGCCTCCACGACCGTCTCGGCGACCTTCACGCCGGTGAACTTCAATCTCGTGGTGAACACGAGCGGGTTCACGAGCGGCGTGAAGGTTGTGTCCGCGCCCACGGGCATCGACTGCCCGGGCGCGTGCAACGTGCCGTTTTCCAACGGAGCCGTGGTCACGCTCACCGCGAGCACGCCGAACCCGCGTTTCGCGTTCACCGGCTGGGGCGGCGCGTGCTCGGGCACCGCCACGACCTGCCAGGTGACGATGGACCAGGCGCGCTCCGTCACGGCCATTTTCGTCTACACGATCAACGTGTACGTCTACAACGCCGGCGGGGGCACGATCGTCTCGACGCCGCCCGGCATCAGTTGCGGGCCGGAGGAGAGCGAGTGCGAGGCTTTCTTCTTCCCGGGCACGTCGGTCACGCTCGTCGCGACGGCGCTCCCGGGGCGGCGCGTCGCCTCGCTCACCGGCGCGAGCTGCGGCGGCCAGCCGACCTGCCAGGTGACCTTCGCCGCGACGGACGACGACCAGAGCGGGAACGCGATGCCGCGCGAGGTCGTGTTCGAGGCCGTCGCCCGGGTGGTGCAGGATTTCAACGCCGACGGCAAGCCCGACATCATCTGGTCGAACACCGCCTCGGGCGCGACTACATCTGGCGGATGAACGGTGCGACCCTCGTCTCGGATTCCTTCTACGCGACCATCGACCCCAGCTGGAAGATCCAGGGCGTGGCCGACTTCAACGGCGACGGCCACCCCGACATCGTCTGGCGCAACACCGCCAACGGCGCCTGCTACGTCTGGTACACCGTCAACGGGGTCTTCACCGGGACCGATGCCTTCCTCTTCAGCTTGCCGCCCGAGTGGGTGATCCAGGGGGTCGCGGACTTCAACCAGGATGGCAAGCCCGACTTCCTGATGCGCAACGTGAACAGCGGCAACGCCTTCGCCTGGTTCTTCAACGACAACCTGCCCATCGGCGACCAATTCCTGTTCAACATCGACCCGAGCTGGAAGGTCGAGGCGGTGGGCGACATCGACCTGGACGGGCAGCCGGACCTGCTCTTCCGAAGCATGACGTCGGGGCTCTCCTTCGCCTGGTACACGCAGTACGCAGGCAGCGTGCTGAGCTTGGGGGCCTCGAGCCCGATGGTCTACTCCATCGACCCGGTGTGGGAGGTGGTGCAGCTCGCGGACTGGAACGGGGATGGGAAGCCCGATCTCCTCTTCCACAACTCGGCAACGGGCCTCGTGTTCGTGTGGTACCTCGACGGCGTCACGCTCGGCGCGTCCGACTACGTGATCCAGATCGACCCGAGCTGGGAGATCGTGCCGAGGCGCTGACTCGCCGGGCATTCAGGCAGGCGAGCGGGCCGGTTTGACGGACCGCTCCGAAGGGGACGACACTGGCCCCGACCCGCGGCATTCGGCGACCGCCGGGACGCCAGGGGCGCATATCGTGATGATGATGTCGAAGCGGCAGGACGAGAAGGCGGCCCGGACCTGGTCGATTCGGTTGCTCGGCGACCCCACGCTCGTCGATCCCGATGGCATTCATCACGCGCTCGAGCACCGCGCCGCCGCATTGTTCGCACTGGTGGCGATCGAACCCGGCATCCAGCGCCGCCGCGTGGCATCGCTGCTCTGGCCCGATTCCGACGATTCCCGGGCACGCCAGGCGCTCCGCCAGCAACTGCTGCGGATCAAGAAGCTCGCGGGCGAGGAACTCGTGCAAGGCGATGCAGCCATGCGACTATCCACGAACCTCGCCACCGATCTCCGGCGGGGCACCTCCGGCGGACACTTCCTTGGCGCCCACGACTACGGCGACAACGAGGAACTCGGCCGCTGGGTACGGCGCCAGCGCGACGACCGGCTCCACGCAGCCACTGACAAGCTCGCCCGGCAGCTCGCCGAGGCGGAGGCGGCCGGCGACTTCGACGCGGGCGTCAGGCTCGCCGAGCGGCTCGTCGCCGTCGCCGACGATGCCGAGGAGCACTACCGAAGCCTCATGCGAATGCACTACCTGCGCGGCGACGCCGCGAGGGCGCAGGAAGCCCACGAGAGGCTTCGCGCCATGCTCGAGCGCGAGTTCGTGGCAGTGCCCACGCCCGAGACCGATCAGCTCGCGCGCTCGATCCGCGCCGCACGCGACGATCCCGGGCCTCGATTCCCTGCGAGCGCACCGCCGCCTTCCGTGCTGCGCCCGCCGCGCCTCGTAGGCCGCGAGACGGAATGGTCCGCGCTCGAGTCATGCTGGACCGAGGCAGGCAAGGCGATCGTGTCGGGGGAAGGCGGCATGGGCAAGACGCGCCTTGTCTCGGACTTCGTGGCGAGCCGGGGAAACGTCGTCATGGTCGCCGCGCGCCCGGGCGACGCGCTGGCCCCCTATTCGCTTCTCGCACGCCTGGTACGCGCCATGGTCGCCCGCGTGCCCTCCCCGCTGCCCAAGGGCGTGCGCAGGGAGCTCGCGCGCCTGCTGCCGGAACTCGGAATGGCAGAGCCCATCCGGGACGAGGCGGGTCTCACGCGGCTCATGCGCGCGGTGGAGAGCGTGCTCGACGCCGCGCTCGCGACCGGTCTTGCGGGCATCGCGATCGACGACCTGCATCACGCGGATGCGGCGTCGATCGAGGCGCTGCAGGGACCTATCGCGGCCGATCGCCGGCTCGCGCTCATCCTGACCTGCCGGGCGGGCGAATCCAGCGCGGAAGCCAGGACGCACATCGAGTCGCTCGTCTCCTCCGGAACAGGTCGCCTCGTGGAACTCCCGCCGCTCACCGAAGGGCAAGTCGAGGACCTTCTCGAATCGCTGGATATCCCGGGATTCGATGGCGCCAGCCTTGCCGCACGCATCGCCCGTCACACGGGCGGCAATCCCATGTTCGTGCTGGAAACGGTCAAGGCGATGCTCTCGCGCGGGGCCGACACGACTGGCGAGGCATCCCTGCCAGTTGCGGGCAGCGTGACCGCGATGATCGAGCGGCGGCTGGGCAAGCTCTCCGCCGAGGCCGTGAAGATCGCCCGTTGCGCGGCGGTGGCGGGCCAGGACTTCTCCGCGGACCTCGTCGCGCGGGTTCTCGGCGCTCGCTCGCTCGACCTCGTGGATGCATGGGCCGAACTGGATTCCGCGCACGTCCTTCGCGACGGCTCCTTCGCCCACGACCTCATTTACGAAGCTGCGCTTTCCTCCGTGCCCGCGGCCATCGCGCGCCAATTGCACGGCGAGATCGCGGCGTACCTCGAGTCGGCTGGAACGGAGCCGGGCCGCATCGCCGCCCACTGGGCGCAGGCGAGACGCCCGAAGGAAGCAGGCGACGCCTTCGCGAGGGCGGCGACGCAGGCTCGCTACGGGGGACGGCGCATCGAGGAGGCCAGTCTCCTCGCCGCGGCGGCCCGGTGCTTCGAGGAGAGCAGGGATCCCTGCGCCCGCTTCGAGGCGCTGCTCCTGCGAGCCGACTCCTTGATGTGCAACGACCTGGGCGACGGGGCCTTCGCCGGCGTATGCCTGGCCGAGAGCGCGGCGCACAACGACGACCAGCGCCTGCGCGCCCTGCTCAAGAAAGCCGAGTTCCTCGGCAACCGGAGCGATGCCGCAGCAGCCGTGGAAATGGGACGCAGGGGCATCGAGATGGCGAATTCCGCCGGACGAGGCGACCTCGCGGCGCTCTTTTCGCTGGTGGTCGCCGGCGGATTGTGCGACCTGCGCCGCGTCGACGAAGCTCTTCAGCTGCTGGAGCCGCTCCAGGCGTGGGCGGAAGCGAACCTCGCGCCCCGCGCTCGCGGCGAGTTCTGCGTGCAGCTCGGGATCGCCTACGACCTGGCCAACCGGCTCTCCGAGGCGCTCCGGGCGTTCGAGTCCGCTCGCGTCATCGCCTCGGAGGAGAGCTGCAAGGATCTCCTGGCCACCTCGCTTTCCAACCTCGCCACCACGACCAGCAAGCGCGGGGAACTCGCGCGCGCCGTCGAATTCGGCAGGCAGGCGCTGCAACTGTGGCGCGAGGCGGAGTCGCTGCGGGGAACGCCGCTGCAAACGCAGGCCCTGCTCGCGCACCGCCTTCGGGACATCGGCCACTATGACGAGGCCATCGCTCTCTTCGAAGAGTCGCTCGCGGGCTTCCGAAGCGCCGGCGCCAAGCACTGGGTCTTCGCCGCGGGGCACCGGCTTGCGCTCGCCTGGTCGCAGCTCGGCCAGCACGCCCGGGCGCAGCGGTTGATGGCCGACGATCCCACCGGCCTGCCGGCCAAGGTGCAGGCGATCTGGCTCGCCCATCGTGCCGAGATCGCGCGCGTGTCCGGAGGCGACGCCCTGGTGCCGATCCGCGAAGCGCTCTCCCTGCTGGGTGACGGCGTGGACGACGGCAACAACCGGCTCATCGGCCTGATGGCCTCCGCGATCGTTCCGCCCGACGAAGGCGAATCGATCGCGACCGCGGTCGCCGCGTGGGCCGCCGCGCGGGGACGATACGGAATGGCAGGTGCTGCCCACATCCGGGCGGCCGGCTGCGCGCTCGCCCAGGGAGCGCTGGACCGCGCGCAGCCGCATGTCGAAGCCGCGCTTCACCTCTTCGTCGACTACCAGCCGGACAATTTCTACCGGGCCGAGTCGTGGTGGGTCGCCTTCCGCGTGTTCGCGGCCGCCGGGCGGCCTGCCGAGGCCGGCCGGATGGTCGCCGAAGGCCGCGACTGGATCGTGGGCATCGCCAGAAGGCATGTCCATGAGGAGTTCCGGGAGAGCTTCCTGCACCGAAACGCAATCAACCGCGCGCTCCTGATCGCGTCACCCGTTCACCTCGCCTCCGCAGGCTCTTCCCCGCCCGCCATCGGCTGACCCTCCGGGCCGGCCTTTCGCGTGGCGCTCACGTCACGCCTTCGGCTGTGCAAGCCAATCTGGACGCGCTGGATCGCCGGGCTGCCAACCGAGACGTCGACTCGAGCCATCGTCCCAGGGTGCCGGGAGCAACCCCGCATCGATCGAGGAGGAACAAGCAATGAAGATCAATGTGGCGCGCCGATTCCTCACGACCCTCACCTTGCTGAAGGCAGCCGCTGTCGCGGTCGCTCTTGCCGTGGCGGGCGCAGAACATGCCCATCGGCGACCAGTTCCTGTTCATCATCGACCCCGGCAGGAAAGTGGAAGCGGTGGGCGACATCGACCTGGGCGGGCAGCCCGATCTTCGCTTCCGCAATGCGACAACGGGACTCGTCCTCATCGGATACCTCGACGGCAGCGGCGGACCCTGATTTGCGCGATACTCCCGTTCAGGCTCTACCCGATCCCAAGAACGGAGTCCACCATGCGCACGCTCACGACCCTCCCTGTCGCGTTCGCCCTCTACCTTGCCGCCACCGGGACACAGGCCTCTGCGGATCCGGTGGACCTGTCCGGCCCGCCGGCGGTAACCGCCGTAGGCTGCGACGTCACGAAGACCTGGGATGCAGAATACGTCCGCGAGGTCCTCGGCACGACTGAGAGCGTCGTTCGCCGAATGCAGAAGCGCTTCTCACACACACCCTTCCGCATCTGCACCGGCGATCCGAAGGAGATCGCGCGCCTCGCCCAGCGCGCGCAGGAGGAGCGCCACCGCTTCGACCAGCCGGACAAGGCGATCGAGTTCAGGCGCCTTTCCCTCATCGACGATTCCGGCGAGGTGCGTCCCGACGGCCTGTCCGCGGCCCTCCAGCAGCGCGACGTGATCGTGCGCGGCAACCCGGGCGCGGGCATCGCGGGTGACGCCGGCATTTCATCGGCCTCGTGGACCTCGCTGGGCCCCACAAACGTCGGCGGGCGCATCCGGGCGATCGCGGTGCACCCCACCACCACCACGCGGATTCTCGTGGGCAGCGTCTCCGGCGGAATCTGGAAGTCCACCAACAGCGGCGCCTCGTTCGCGGTCGTGAACGACTTCCTCGCCAACGTCGCGGTGAGCTGCCTCGTGCACGACCCCGTGACCCCGAACACGATGTACGCCTGCACGGGCGAAGGCCCGTTCTATGACTCCATCCGCGGGCTGGGGATTTTCAAGTCCACAGACGGGGGCGACACCTGGAGCCTCATGGCGAGCACCAACCCGACGCTCGCGAACGACGCGGCGAATCCGGACCGCTCCGCCTTTTTCTACGTGAACCGCCTTGCGATCCATCCGACCACGCCCGCGACGATGCTTGCCGCGACCAATCGCGGTGTCTTCCGCACCACGGACGGCGGCGCCAACTGGGCGCAGGTCTACGGGACGGGCATCGTGGGCTGCGCCAACGGACGCCGCCGAGCCTACGACATCCAGTTCGACCGCGCCAACGGCAACCGCGCGGTGCTCGGCGAATCCAGCTACTCCGACTGCACGACCACGGTCGGCGGCTCGATCGCCTACTCGCTCGACGGGGGAAGCAGCTGGACGCGCGTGCCGCTGTCGGGCAACGGCCGCGTCGAGATCGCACAGGCGCCCAGCTCCGTGTCGGGTGGCGTCACGCAGACCTGGTACGCCTCGAACAACAACGCCAACGGCGAGATCTGGCGCTCCACCGATGGCGGGCAATCGTGGACTCTGCGATCCGCGCTCGCGCACCTCGCCGGGCAGGGCTTTTACGACAACACGATCGTGGTCGCGCCCAACGACGCCAACAAGATCCTCGTGGGCGGCGTGAGCATGTATCTCAGTGCCGATGGGGGCGTGAACCTGCAGCGCGTCTGCAACGTGCACGTGGACCACCATGCGCTCGTTCCTCATCCGGGCTACGCCTCGAACGGCCTGGTTTACGGGGGCAACGACGGCGGCCTGTATTCATTTTCTGGCGTGGGCGCGGCCACCACCGCGGGCACCGGGCTCAACAACACCTGCCAGGGCACGATCACCACCACCAACCTGAACAACGGCCTCGCCATCACGCAGTTCTACGGCGGGGCAGGCGGAACGGTGCCGGTTTCGCGGCTGGCGGGCGGCACGCAGGACAACGGCAGCTACGTGTACAACTACGGCACTGCCACCTGGACGCCGGTATTCGGCGGCGATGGCGCCGAGGGCGCCGTGGACCACGCCGACTCCCTTTATTCCTACGGGGCCACGCAGTACCTGGGCGTCCACCGCAGCAGCAACGGCGGCGCAAGCGCCTACAGCTCGGTGGAGATCTGCGCCGGAATCACCGATGCCGATTGCACCTTCGGGGCCAACCCCAACCCCACGACAAACTTCATCTCGCCGTTGATGCTCGATCCCTCGAACGCCAACCGGCTCTACGCGGGCGCGGCGAGCCTTTGGCGCACCGACAACGCGAAGTCCTCCCCGCCGACGTGGACTGCAGTGAAGCCCCCGGCCGGCGCATACAACTACATCAGCCACGTCGCCATCGCCCCCTCGAATTCCAGCGTGGCCTGGGTCGGGCACAACACCGGCGCGCTCTATCGCACGCAAAACGCAACCGCGGCCTCACCCGTTTGGACGGAGATTCCCTCCCCGGCGGCGCGGCAGGTGCTGCGCATCCTGATCGACAAGGACGACCCGACGCGCGTGTACGTGACCTTCGGGGGCTACACCTCGCCAAACGTCTATCTCGCCACCAACGGTCTCGACGCGACCCCCGCGTGGACATCGAAGCATGGCAACCTGCCGCAGGCGCCCGTGCGCTCGCTGGCGCGCCATCCGTCCAACGCCCTCTGGCTCTACGCCGGAACCGAAGTCGGCGTTTTCACCTCGCAGGACGGCGGCACGACCTGGAGCGCCACCAACGACGGTCCCGGTACCGTCTCCGCCGAGGAACTCTTCTTCCTGAACGCCAACACGCTCATCGCATCTACCCACGGCCGCGGCATGTTCCAGGCTACGGTCACCCCGCCTGCGTCGGCGCCCGGCGCCGTGCAGCTCGACGTCGCGACGGTGTCGGCTGCGGAGAGCGGTGGGCCGATCACCGTTTACGTCTCGCGCCTCGGGGGCTCCAATGGCGCCGCGAGCGTCAACTACGCAACGGGCACCACGGGCACCGGCGCGGGTCATGCGACGCCCGGCGCCGATTTCACGGCGACTTCGGGAACGCTCAACTGGGCCAGCGGCGATTCGACCGTGCGCAGCATCACGATTCCGATCATTGCCGACGCACTCGTCGAAGGCAATGAGACCTTCACGCTTGCGCTCTCGGGCGCAGCAGGGGCGACCCTGGGCTCGCCTGCCGTGGCGATCATCACGATCATCGACCCGGATGCCTTCCCGGTGAATTGCGCGATACCGGCCGGCTGGATCGTGCCGGTCACCGCGAACGCCGGCTGGAGCGTCGCGTCGGACCAGAAGTTCGAAGGCAGCTGCTCGCTCAAGTCCGGTGCCATCGGGAACGGCCAGAAGGCCCAGGTCCAGTTCACCGGGAACTTCACCGCCGGCAACATCACTTTCCGACGCAAGGTGTCGAGCGAGAACGGCTGGGACTTCTTCCGCGTCTACCTCGACGGCGTGGTGCGCACGCCCGATTGCTTCGAAGGTGTCGCCAATTGCCAGGGCGCAACCGTCACCGGTCCGACGGCCTCGGGCGAGACCGACTGGAGCCAGCCGTCCGCGGTTCTCTCCTTCCCGGTCACTGCCGGCAGCCACACCATTACGTTCAGCTACGAGAAGGACGCGTCCTGCTGCGTCGCCGGGTCCGACGCCGCGTGGATCGACGCCGTCTCGTTGCCACTGAAGCCATCGAACCCCGCCTTCCCGGACTTCAACGCCGACGGCAAGCCCGACATCATCTGGTCCAACACCGCTACGGGCGCAACCTACGTGTGGAGGATGAACGGGCCGGCACTCCTCTCGGATTCCTTCTACGCCACCATCGATCCGTCGTGGAAGATCCAGGGGGTTGCGGACTTCAATGGCGACGGACACCCGGACATCGTGTGGAGGAACACCGCCAACGGCGCCTGTTACGTCTGGTACACCGTGAATGGGGTGTTTACCGGCCAGGATGCCTTCCTCTTCAGCCTGCCCCCGGAGTGGGTGATCCAGGGCGTGGCGGACTTCAACGCCGACGGCAAGCCGGACTTCCTGATGAGGAACGTGAACTCGGGCAACGCCTTCGCCTGGTTCTTCAACGACAACGTGCCCATCGGCGACCAGTTCCTGTTCAACATCGACCCGAGCTGGAAAGTGGAAGCGGTGGGCGACATCGATCTCGACGGGCAGCCCGACCTCCTCTTCCGCAGCACGACCTCGGGGCTGTCCTTCGCGTGGTACACGCAGTACAGCGGCGGTGTCCTGAGCCTCGGGGGCTCCAGCCCGATGATCTACTCCATCGACCCGGTGTGGGAGGTGATGCAGCTGGCGGACTGGAACGGCGACGGCAAGCCCGACCTCCTCTTCCGAAACTCCGCTACCGGACTCGTCTTCATCTGGTACCTCGACGGCGTCGCACTCGGCGCATCCGACTACGTGATCCAGATCGATCCCTCCTGGGAGATCGTGCCAAGACGGTAGCGCCCTCACCCCCGGCCTCTCTCCCGAGGGCGAGGGGAGAAATTCGCGGAACACCCGCAAATCAGGACAACGGCGCGTCGCCAGACGCGTCGCCCGGCGCGTAGTGCAGGCCGTGCGAGTGGCAGGTCCTGCAGAAGGGGTGCGCGTACTTCATGGCCTCGAGCTCGGCGTGCGAGTGATCGAGGAACGTCGCCCCGAGCATGTTCGCTTCGTCGTACACGCTGCAGCACAGCGCCACCGTGCCGTCGAAGTTGATGGCGGTCTGGTTGAAGCGCAGCTCGCAGTCGTGCGAACCCGACTTCGACGCCTTGATGCGCGGCACGTAGGTCCTCGGGTGCTCGAGCAACTCGTCCAGGATGGGATGCGCCGTGCCCCTGCCCTCCACCACCTCGATCAGGCGCTCCAAGGGCTGGAAGAATGCCGCGATGGGGTGATGCTCGAAGCCCAGCTCCCGGCACACCGCCGCCACCTGGTCCACCTGGCCCGCATTCCCGCGATAGAGGTGGTGACCGACCCAGACTCGCGTCGTCGCCTTGTACTTCTCCAGGTCGTGGCGCAGGCGGTAAAGATTGGACTTCACGAGCGTGAGGTCGCCTTTCGCGTGGGTGCGCTCGTAAGTCTCCGGCGTGAAACCAGAAAGCGAGATCTTGAGGTTGGTGGGATTGGCCTTCGCCACTTCGCGGAATCCGCCCTCGATGTTGAGGTTGGTGGACAGGTGGCTCGGCAGCCCGGCCTCGTGCACGATGCGCAGGATTTCTCCGATACGCGGGTGCAGCAGCGGCTCGCCCCAGTTGAAGAGGAAGATCTCGGGGCGCGGGGCAGCGCATTCCGACGTCACCTTCTCGATGATGCGGCGGAAGAGGTCGACCTCCATGAAGCCCCTGGGCCGCCCGCCCAGCGGAGAATTGCCCACCGGGCAGGTGGGGCACCGCAGGTTGCAGGTGCCGACGACATCGATTGCGTACACATAGGTCGGCGACTCGCGCGGCGAATGGCGGCGCAGCACGCGCCCGAGCTGCGCATCGAAGACTTCGGGAGCGAGGTAGTCACGCGGCGCGCAGCGCTCGCGCGCCGCCACCACCTGCGGATCGCGGACGCCCGCCACCACGGCCCGTTCCAGCCACGTCGCCGCCGCTTCCCACCGGCCCTGCTGGTAGAGCGTCATGCCGATGACGGGAAGGCTCTGCACCCAGCCGCGATTGCCGCCATCCTGCGCGAACGACTCGCCCAGCAGCTCGAGCGCGGAGGCAAACTGCCCCTGGCCGAGACGCACGATACCGA
This Betaproteobacteria bacterium DNA region includes the following protein-coding sequences:
- a CDS encoding VCBS repeat-containing protein yields the protein MRTLTTLPVAFALYLAATGTQASADPVDLSGPPAVTAVGCDVTKTWDAEYVREVLGTTESVVRRMQKRFSHTPFRICTGDPKEIARLAQRAQEERHRFDQPDKAIEFRRLSLIDDSGEVRPDGLSAALQQRDVIVRGNPGAGIAGDAGISSASWTSLGPTNVGGRIRAIAVHPTTTTRILVGSVSGGIWKSTNSGASFAVVNDFLANVAVSCLVHDPVTPNTMYACTGEGPFYDSIRGLGIFKSTDGGDTWSLMASTNPTLANDAANPDRSAFFYVNRLAIHPTTPATMLAATNRGVFRTTDGGANWAQVYGTGIVGCANGRRRAYDIQFDRANGNRAVLGESSYSDCTTTVGGSIAYSLDGGSSWTRVPLSGNGRVEIAQAPSSVSGGVTQTWYASNNNANGEIWRSTDGGQSWTLRSALAHLAGQGFYDNTIVVAPNDANKILVGGVSMYLSADGGVNLQRVCNVHVDHHALVPHPGYASNGLVYGGNDGGLYSFSGVGAATTAGTGLNNTCQGTITTTNLNNGLAITQFYGGAGGTVPVSRLAGGTQDNGSYVYNYGTATWTPVFGGDGAEGAVDHADSLYSYGATQYLGVHRSSNGGASAYSSVEICAGITDADCTFGANPNPTTNFISPLMLDPSNANRLYAGAASLWRTDNAKSSPPTWTAVKPPAGAYNYISHVAIAPSNSSVAWVGHNTGALYRTQNATAASPVWTEIPSPAARQVLRILIDKDDPTRVYVTFGGYTSPNVYLATNGLDATPAWTSKHGNLPQAPVRSLARHPSNALWLYAGTEVGVFTSQDGGTTWSATNDGPGTVSAEELFFLNANTLIASTHGRGMFQATVTPPASAPGAVQLDVATVSAAESGGPITVYVSRLGGSNGAASVNYATGTTGTGAGHATPGADFTATSGTLNWASGDSTVRSITIPIIADALVEGNETFTLALSGAAGATLGSPAVAIITIIDPDAFPVNCAIPAGWIVPVTANAGWSVASDQKFEGSCSLKSGAIGNGQKAQVQFTGNFTAGNITFRRKVSSENGWDFFRVYLDGVVRTPDCFEGVANCQGATVTGPTASGETDWSQPSAVLSFPVTAGSHTITFSYEKDASCCVAGSDAAWIDAVSLPLKPSNPAFPDFNADGKPDIIWSNTATGATYVWRMNGPALLSDSFYATIDPSWKIQGVADFNGDGHPDIVWRNTANGACYVWYTVNGVFTGQDAFLFSLPPEWVIQGVADFNADGKPDFLMRNVNSGNAFAWFFNDNVPIGDQFLFNIDPSWKVEAVGDIDLDGQPDLLFRSTTSGLSFAWYTQYSGGVLSLGGSSPMIYSIDPVWEVMQLADWNGDGKPDLLFRNSATGLVFIWYLDGVALGASDYVIQIDPSWEIVPRR
- a CDS encoding radical SAM protein → MSVPTIEQRMEAAMRHQGEGRLAEADALYSAILAQDARQGNARHNLGIVRLGQGQFASALELLGESFAQDGGNRGWVQSLPVIGMTLYQQGRWEAAATWLERAVVAGVRDPQVVAARERCAPRDYLAPEVFDAQLGRVLRRHSPRESPTYVYAIDVVGTCNLRCPTCPVGNSPLGGRPRGFMEVDLFRRIIEKVTSECAAPRPEIFLFNWGEPLLHPRIGEILRIVHEAGLPSHLSTNLNIEGGFREVAKANPTNLKISLSGFTPETYERTHAKGDLTLVKSNLYRLRHDLEKYKATTRVWVGHHLYRGNAGQVDQVAAVCRELGFEHHPIAAFFQPLERLIEVVEGRGTAHPILDELLEHPRTYVPRIKASKSGSHDCELRFNQTAINFDGTVALCCSVYDEANMLGATFLDHSHAELEAMKYAHPFCRTCHSHGLHYAPGDASGDAPLS